The following DNA comes from Falsibacillus albus.
GATTATTAACACTCCCGAAAGAGATGGGGGATACAATTAAAAAAGTAATCGATTGTTATGGAACGGAAAAAGATGCTAATGGTTTTGAAAAAGATGAACTATTGGTGATAAAAGATTATATAGCGAAAAATGTCCAAGCATTGAAAAAGGGTTTATAGAGTAGTTTTTATGGGGTGAGTGAATTGGGATTCGATGATATTAACATGAAAGAAAGAATGAAGCATTATCATGTGATGGGTTTAAGCCTTGCTTTGATTGAAAATGGAGAAGTTAGCGTGGTTGATCAATATGGTTTGAATGAAACAGGAACCACGAATGCTGTAAAAACAGATTCCATCTTCAATGCCTGTTCAATAAGCAAGTTCTTAACAGCGATGATCGTTATGGTGTTAACAGAAAAGGGAGTGCTTGATTTAGATGAGGATGTAAACAGTAAGCTGAAATCTTGGAAAGTTCCTGATTTTGAACTTATTACTAGTAAAAAAGTGACTTTGCGTCATTTACTGAGTCATCAATCAGGAATTATCGATCCAGATGATAGTATTTCTGAGCTCAATCCTAGAGAAGGAATTCCTTCAATGGTTGAGTTACTTGAAGGGAAGACACCATATTGTAAAGCGCCAATTAAGGTGACTTTTGAGCCTGAAAGTGATTTTCACTATTCCGATGCTGGATTTTGTATTATACAAATACTGATTGAAGATGTAACCGGAAAGTCTTTTGAAGATGTAGCAACCGAACAAATCTTTAATCCGTTAAAAATGGACAATAGCTTTTTCGCGAAAACTACAGAATTAAACGAGACCTTTTCCTGCGGGCATAACAAAGCTGGCCATTTAGTTGATGGAAAATATACTGTTTATCCTTATCCAGCGGCATCTGGACTATGGACAACCCCTGCAGATCTAGCGAGATTGGTAATCGAATTAATGAATTCATTAAAAGGTGAAAGTGAAATTGGACTTTCTCAGCTGAAGGCATCAGAGATGATTCACTCTCAAGGTTGTAAAGAGTGGACGGGGCTTGGCGTATTTTTAGATGGTGCAGAAAAAGGAATTGAAATTTCATCCCTTGGGTGGGGAGTCGGCTACCAATGTATGATGGCTGCTGCTCCTTATATGGGGAGTGGTTTGGTGATCATGACGAATACAGATTCAGGCGTTCATCAATTGGAAGGAATCATAGGAGAGGTTTATCGCTCCTTTACCTCTTGATACCATTGATTGACTGTTGAAAATGTAAATGAGGAGCATCGATATATGAACCCAAAAGCTGGATTTAATAATGCGTGGGACGGAACAAATCCCTCTGCCCCGCCATAATGCATAGCCTCGTCACTTTTTAAGGAGTAAGAAACAATTTCCAATAAGCCAAACAGATAATAACACAAAACCAAGAAATAAATCCAAACACCGCGACAATTGTAGTTTCGGACCACCCATATTTTAAGCCAAAGTGATAATGGATGGGAGTCATTCTAAAAATACGCTTATGAGTAAGTTTAAATGACGCGACTTGTAAAATAACCGAAAGTTGTTCAGCAAAATAGATAAAGAACAAAATGGGAATTAAAATTTCAACTTTTTCAATGACAGCAAGAAATGAAAGCGATCCCCCGATAGCTAATGAACCAGTATCCCCCATAAAAGCTTTGGCAGGATATATATTATAAATGAGAAATCCGAGTAAACATCCCATCATAATCAAGCAAAAAAGCTGCACCTCTGGTCTGTCTGAAACCACAAAAAAGAAAAAGTATGTAGGGATTGCAACCACGCCTAAAAGACCGTCTAAACCATCCGTGAAATTGATGGCATTTGCAGAACCTACGACAAATAACGTGATGACAATGACATATACCACCATTGGAAGATTCAACGAAATATGTTTATAAATATTAATGCTGGTATCCACGCCGATATTGTTGATCACAAAATAAAGCAAAGTACTGGTAAAAATAAATTGAAATAAAAGTTTGGTTTTCCCCGATACCCCTCCTGGATCTTGACGAGAAGCTTTCCAAAAATCATCCAAAAATCCAACAAAACTAAAAAGAATATAGGTAACAGACAAGAAATACATGATTGGTGTAGGTGAGTAAAGATTAGATACGATAATTCCTACAAAAAGAATAAGTCCAAACATTAACGGAGTGCCTTTTTTTAACTGATGATCGGACGGAAGTTCTTTTCTGATCGGTTGAATGAGCCTAAGTTTTCTCAAAACAGCAATTAAAAGTGGAGATAAAGCCGCAACAACTAGAAAAGCAATGAATGCTGGGATTATTTGATCACGCACTATTCTTTACTCCTTTTCCTCATTATTATCTATAATCAGTTCTAGAAAACTCATTAATTTCCTCTATTCCATTCAGCCTAAGGACTATCATGTATAAAAATAAGATTTGATTTTTCCGGAGGCGCTGTAAATTTTTATCGCGCTTTTTTGCTGAATAAAATTATTAAGTTATTAAAATGATTGGTATTAAGTTAAATGGCAGGATTGTTTAAAAGAGTAGAGAAATAATTAAAAATAGTGAAGTTGTTCTTTTATGTGGGACGGGCGATGCGTGTTCAAAAATCCAAATGAGGAGCATCGATATATGTATAAAAAAGAGGTGTTGAATAATGAAAGCCTGGCTATGCCAACCACAAACGACCGAATTTCAATCGTACCAGCCAACGAAGCTTCGTGGGAGGACTTGGAAGCGGTTCTCGGACCTGCCAGGTGTCATGGGGCAAAATGCTATTGTCAGCGGTTTAAAATCCCGAACTCACAGTGGAAACTAACAGATGATGATGAACGTGCCTTCCAGCTGCGGATCCAGACGGATTGCGAAAATCCGGAATCCAACTTTACCAGCGGACTTGTCGCTTATCTTGATCATGATCCAGTCGGCTGGTGTGCGGTGGAACCGAGAATCGCATTCAAAAAGCTCATGAACAGCCCGGTTGTATGGCCAGGGCGGGATGAAAACAAGAACGACACTAGCGTTTGGTCCATCACGTGCTTCATTGTTCGCAAGGGCTTTCGTCGGCGCGGCATCACCTACGCTTTAACGCGGGCTGCCGTGGAATTTGCCAGGAAAAAAGGTGCCCTAGCCATTGAGGGATATCCAATGATCACGGTACCCGAAAAAGATATTCCATGGGGTGAACTTCATGTCGGTGCTTACAACGCGTTCATTGCAGCGGGTTTCCGTGAAGTTACCAGACCAACAAAAAGAAGAGTCGTCATGCGTATCGAACTTCAGTCGGAAGGCTAGAAAAATAAGAACATAGGAGATGTCGGATATGAAGATCAAAAGGATAGATCATGTGGGAATCATCGTAAAAGATCTTTCGGCAGCTAAAGATTTTTTTCTTGAGCTTGGACTCGAAGTGCTGGGGGAAGCAGAAGTACAAGGGGAGTGGGTGGAGCGGATAATTGGGCTTGATGACGTTAGAGAGACGATTGTCATGTTAGGGATGCCGTGCGGCGAGGCAACTTTGGAACTGGTGAAGTTTCATACTCCGTTAGATGAAAAAGAGATACAGCCAACATTTGCAAATACGCTGGGCAGCCAGCATATAGCATTCACTGTAGAAGACATTGAAGCCGTTGTTGCCAAATTAGAAAAGAAAGGCGCAGAACTTTTTGGAGAGATAATAAACTACAAAAACCTCTATAAATTATGCTACGTGCGCGGACCTGAAGGGGTAATGATTGAGTTGGCGGAGAAGATGGGCTAAATATTGGGGAATAAAAGGGGCATCCAAAACTCTCGGAATGCCCTTTTGTTGGTTATACCAATTTCTCTTCCCTTAACGCTTCTTTTCTTTCCCGATTTTTCTCGGATTGATCGACGACAGCTGCTCCTACAACGTCGCCGATGACATTGGAAGCTGTTCCTGCCATGCCGATGATGGCGTCGACCCCTGCAATGAGCGCGACGATTTCGAGCGGAAGGTTGAACATCGTCAATACGGCAGACAACGTGACGAGTCCTGCTGCCGGAATGCCAGCTGTTCCGATGGATAGGAGCGTCCCGACCAGGATGATCGTCACGAAATCCAATGGTGAAAAGTGGGCACCGGACACATTGGCAGCGAAAACGATGGAGGCTCCCATCCGCAATGCCCCGCCATCCGAGTTGAACACAGCGCCAAGCGGCAGGCTGAAGTTGACGATTTTCTCCGAAATGCCTGCTTTTTTCGCACCATCAATGGCAACCGGAAGCGTCGCAATACTGCTGGACGTAAAGAATGCCGTCGTATACGCTTCTTTCGTATTGGCGAAGAACTTCCTGACCGAGATATTAAACAGC
Coding sequences within:
- a CDS encoding serine hydrolase domain-containing protein; the protein is MGFDDINMKERMKHYHVMGLSLALIENGEVSVVDQYGLNETGTTNAVKTDSIFNACSISKFLTAMIVMVLTEKGVLDLDEDVNSKLKSWKVPDFELITSKKVTLRHLLSHQSGIIDPDDSISELNPREGIPSMVELLEGKTPYCKAPIKVTFEPESDFHYSDAGFCIIQILIEDVTGKSFEDVATEQIFNPLKMDNSFFAKTTELNETFSCGHNKAGHLVDGKYTVYPYPAASGLWTTPADLARLVIELMNSLKGESEIGLSQLKASEMIHSQGCKEWTGLGVFLDGAEKGIEISSLGWGVGYQCMMAAAPYMGSGLVIMTNTDSGVHQLEGIIGEVYRSFTS
- the mraY gene encoding phospho-N-acetylmuramoyl-pentapeptide-transferase; this translates as MRDQIIPAFIAFLVVAALSPLLIAVLRKLRLIQPIRKELPSDHQLKKGTPLMFGLILFVGIIVSNLYSPTPIMYFLSVTYILFSFVGFLDDFWKASRQDPGGVSGKTKLLFQFIFTSTLLYFVINNIGVDTSINIYKHISLNLPMVVYVIVITLFVVGSANAINFTDGLDGLLGVVAIPTYFFFFVVSDRPEVQLFCLIMMGCLLGFLIYNIYPAKAFMGDTGSLAIGGSLSFLAVIEKVEILIPILFFIYFAEQLSVILQVASFKLTHKRIFRMTPIHYHFGLKYGWSETTIVAVFGFISWFCVIICLAYWKLFLTP
- a CDS encoding GNAT family N-acetyltransferase gives rise to the protein MFKNPNEEHRYMYKKEVLNNESLAMPTTNDRISIVPANEASWEDLEAVLGPARCHGAKCYCQRFKIPNSQWKLTDDDERAFQLRIQTDCENPESNFTSGLVAYLDHDPVGWCAVEPRIAFKKLMNSPVVWPGRDENKNDTSVWSITCFIVRKGFRRRGITYALTRAAVEFARKKGALAIEGYPMITVPEKDIPWGELHVGAYNAFIAAGFREVTRPTKRRVVMRIELQSEG
- a CDS encoding VOC family protein, with the translated sequence MKIKRIDHVGIIVKDLSAAKDFFLELGLEVLGEAEVQGEWVERIIGLDDVRETIVMLGMPCGEATLELVKFHTPLDEKEIQPTFANTLGSQHIAFTVEDIEAVVAKLEKKGAELFGEIINYKNLYKLCYVRGPEGVMIELAEKMG